A genomic stretch from Vibrio neptunius includes:
- a CDS encoding cadherin-like domain-containing protein: MGFGAYVAIGNLTAGRAIAIDKDGKVRVLDSNEVVAPGELVMSVGEPSQNVADVNIGIIDDSSELQDLTNEIDDIIAALEQGQDPTQLGDEFATAAGGQIASSLTTIDSIVRTGDETIARTEFVTQGLENLGISRTQSLTLLEQYQSFQQAPTFTDQNTNSSPFSNDISVTTNEDTSVGGQVTASDPNPDDSLTFLISSPPANGSVSINPISGIWEYTPEENYDGSDSFEVTVDDGNGGTDTVVVNVDVIPIPAISVLGDAQVNEGSQAGYIIEFDKSSNQTTTLKLTLSLGSAEGKDLAGMGVEVLSSSDNSSPSQRIALIVGADGTVEVPAGVTSLGVTVNTNQDTTFEGSEDYQLNVLPLFGLVGDGAGSSSVSTAILDNTSNESDVPQLTVSNASVFEGNTAVFDIALSNNVDGDVTYNFSLNLNGDTAEAADFAENTINVSFQIAGVTQTAITNQDGSYSIPGNATNIQVSVETANDDIFEGFESFTLDANASATVGGESFNLNEFGVGTINDEFDRPDLTVTGAGTVSEGEVATFSINLSNPVDHAVTLDLRAKTNGKANTAEADDIGEMRAYYLDGDDKVYLDFTGREISVPAGVQDIFVEVDTVDDNGAPVHEGSERFQLVVRDVDGVTTDNNGKAKAAAFIDDSGNGADDDRPEITSISSPTVDEGGTAVFDVTLSNPSELATPVTMTLANGTADSDDYTSNQITVNFADGTSAVVNAVNGEFSFNVPAGNSAYTVSVETTDDNNAPVYEGDETFTLSGASASQTGTVSGEATIQDGGEGSDNDRPDLTVTGAGTVSEGEVATFSINLSNPVDHAVTLDLRAKTNGKANTAEADDIGEMRAYYLDGDDKVYLDFTGREISVPAGVQDIFVEVDTVDDNGAPVHEGSERFQLVVRDVDGVTTDNNGKAKAAAFIDDSGNGVDDDRPEITSISSPTVDEGGTAVFDVTLSNPSELATPVTMTLANGTAESDDYTTNQITVNFTDGTSTVVNAVNGEFSFNVPAGNSSYTVSVETTDDNNAPVYEGDETFTLSGASSSQTGTVSGEATIQDGGEGSDNDRPDLTVTGAGTVSEGEVATFSINLSNPVDHAVTLDLRAKTNGKANTAEADDIGEMRAYYLDGEDKVYLDFTGREISVPAGVQDIFVEVDTVDDNGAPVHEGSERFQLVVRDVDGVTTDNNGKAKAAAFIDDSGNGVDDDRPEITSISSPTVDEGGTAVFDVTLSNPSELATPVTMTLANGTAESDDYTSNQITVNFTDGTSTVVNAVNGEFSFDVPAGNSAYTVSVETTDDNNAPVYEGDETFTLSGASASQTGTVSGEATIQDGGEGSDNDRPDLTVTGAGTVSEGEVATFSINLSNPVDHAVTLDLRAKTNGKANTAEADDIGEMRAYYLDGEDKVYLDFTGREISVPAGVQDIFVEVDTVDDNGAPVHEGSERFQLVVRDVDGVTTDNNGKAKAAAFIDDSGNGVDDDRPEITSISSPTVDEGGTAVFDVTLSNPSELATPVTMTLANGTAESDDYTSNQITVNFTDGTSTVVNAVNGEFSFDVPAGNSAYTVSVETTDDNNAPVYEGDETFTLSGASASQTGTVSGEATIQDGGEGSDNDRPDLTVTGAGTVSEGEVATFSINLSNPVDHAVTLDLRAKTNGKANTAEADDIGEMRAYYLDGDDKVYLDFTGREISVPAGVQDIFVEVDTVDDNGAPVHEGSERFQLVVRDVDGVTTDNNGKAKAAAFIDDSGNGVDDDRPEITSISSPTVDEGGTAVFDVTLSNPSELATPVTMTLANGTAESDDYTSNQITVNFTDGTSTVVNAANGEFSFDVPAGNSAYTVSVETTDDNNAPVYEGDETFTLSGASASQTGTVSGEATIQDGGEGSDNDRPDLTVTGAGTVSEGEVATFSINLSNPVDHAITLDLRAKTNGKANTAEADDIGEMRAYYLDGDDKVYLDFTGREISVPAGVQDIFVEVDTVDDNAAPVHEGSERFQLVVRDVDGVTTDNNGKAKAAAFIDDSGNGVDDDRPEITSISSPTVDEGGTAVFDVTLSNPSELATPVTMTLANGTAESDDYTSNQITVNFTDGTSTVVNAANGEFSFDVPAGNSAYTVSVETTDDNNAPVYEGDETFTLSGASASQTGTVSGEATIQDGGQSGDDDRPEITSISSPTVDEGGTAVFDVTLSNPSELATPVTMTLANGTAESDDYTSNQITVNFTDGTSTVVNAVNGEFSFDVPAGNSAYTVSVETTDDNNAPVYEGDETFTLSGASASQTGTVSGEATIQDGGEGNDDDRPQVSISGGGDVNEGNTANFTVHLSNTATSTVSFVLTLNAGDTSPEDLASYQYQTANGTWLDVPASGEISVPAGSSAVNVKVVTQQDDTYEGDESFSLSVSAGSGTVSASTDTTASATILDFEDNPPEAEDFDATLDVNGNATILFNSEDAEQDHISDNEDDATNTPVGVVITEIPESGQLYYGDQLIDADDLTTFTSEGEVLQQGTIFSDPNLIRYENDAESTGFVLGVKEAPDGMDGGASQSNFLNWGEPVQGNVGQRVLTFDNGDAITITSSGQALTQYFGQPSAGHIGYGLAVGNDGGLQQGETITFDFTQRPSTSVEIGLDGLGGWFEDGHEFETTAIVQAKLDDGSIIEVPVSKETSGNTDLFHVVTIDAPEGRQIEELIVTTEGPGNWELRYLETSSNDTFDYRAVDSDGNYSDEHTVTLVEGNQAPIATDDPVAFEVALGTFNSNSWTHDGVSISGSYQGQDQSITQSGVKRGVAGDENGGPGAQIQYNREDGESEQFRVDLDKPATEFSFEVSNLFKNEGGSGNHEQGKWVAYLGDNPVASGTFVANDGSNHGSYHFDEQDLGGVAFDSVVFEATDFSNIPARGSDSSDYFLTGFKASGDGAYAANQGEVLEIPLTELLGNDFDPNGDNIRITHVSEVNNASARIENGIVYIDSRRCVRW, translated from the coding sequence ATGGGATTTGGTGCATATGTGGCAATTGGTAACCTGACTGCCGGAAGGGCTATTGCAATAGATAAGGACGGCAAAGTTCGCGTGTTAGATAGCAACGAAGTCGTTGCACCCGGCGAGTTGGTGATGTCCGTGGGCGAGCCCAGTCAGAATGTCGCCGACGTCAACATTGGCATTATTGATGACAGCTCTGAACTCCAAGATCTAACAAACGAAATCGATGATATCATCGCGGCGCTGGAACAAGGCCAAGACCCAACCCAGTTGGGTGATGAGTTTGCAACTGCTGCAGGCGGTCAGATAGCTTCGAGTCTAACGACGATCGACTCCATCGTTAGAACAGGTGATGAAACTATCGCCCGTACAGAGTTTGTTACTCAAGGTCTCGAAAACCTTGGTATTTCCAGAACTCAGAGCCTCACTCTATTGGAACAGTACCAGTCCTTTCAGCAAGCCCCTACATTTACTGACCAGAACACAAACAGCAGCCCTTTTTCTAACGACATATCTGTAACAACTAATGAAGATACATCGGTAGGTGGGCAGGTGACTGCTAGTGATCCTAATCCCGATGACTCCCTCACTTTTTTGATTTCTTCACCCCCCGCAAATGGCTCTGTGTCAATCAACCCTATATCTGGGATATGGGAGTACACTCCCGAAGAAAATTACGACGGCTCTGACTCGTTTGAGGTGACGGTAGATGACGGTAATGGTGGGACGGATACTGTCGTCGTTAATGTCGATGTCATCCCAATTCCGGCGATATCTGTTTTAGGAGACGCTCAAGTCAACGAAGGTAGTCAAGCTGGCTACATCATAGAATTTGATAAATCGTCAAATCAAACCACAACGTTAAAATTGACTTTGTCCTTGGGCTCAGCTGAAGGAAAGGATTTGGCAGGGATGGGCGTCGAAGTGTTGAGCTCTTCTGACAATTCTAGTCCGTCACAGCGAATTGCTCTAATAGTAGGTGCTGATGGAACGGTAGAAGTGCCAGCGGGTGTCACTTCGCTTGGTGTTACTGTCAATACGAACCAAGACACAACATTTGAAGGTTCGGAAGATTACCAACTTAACGTTTTGCCTCTGTTTGGTCTGGTTGGAGATGGTGCTGGCAGCAGCAGTGTAAGTACCGCGATTTTGGACAATACCAGTAATGAATCAGATGTTCCGCAACTCACTGTCAGCAATGCATCTGTGTTTGAAGGCAACACTGCTGTCTTTGATATTGCGCTGTCAAACAATGTTGACGGTGATGTAACGTACAATTTCTCACTTAATCTCAATGGTGACACTGCTGAAGCCGCTGACTTTGCTGAAAACACAATCAATGTCAGTTTTCAGATAGCGGGTGTTACTCAAACTGCTATTACGAACCAAGATGGCAGTTATTCTATCCCGGGCAACGCGACTAATATACAAGTCTCTGTTGAAACCGCGAATGATGACATCTTCGAAGGATTCGAAAGCTTTACTTTGGATGCTAATGCGAGTGCCACAGTGGGTGGTGAGAGTTTTAATCTCAATGAATTCGGAGTAGGCACGATCAACGATGAATTCGATCGCCCAGACTTAACCGTGACAGGCGCAGGGACTGTCTCCGAAGGTGAGGTGGCAACCTTCAGTATCAATCTTTCTAACCCTGTAGACCATGCCGTCACTCTTGATCTGCGTGCCAAAACCAACGGTAAGGCCAATACCGCCGAAGCGGACGATATCGGTGAGATGCGGGCGTACTATCTTGACGGTGACGATAAAGTCTATCTGGACTTTACTGGTCGCGAGATTTCCGTGCCAGCGGGTGTGCAGGACATCTTTGTTGAAGTGGATACGGTGGATGACAACGGTGCGCCTGTACACGAAGGCAGCGAACGCTTCCAACTTGTGGTGCGCGATGTCGATGGCGTGACCACAGACAACAACGGCAAAGCCAAAGCGGCGGCGTTTATTGATGACAGTGGTAATGGTGCGGACGATGATCGCCCAGAGATCACCAGTATCTCCAGCCCAACGGTCGATGAAGGCGGTACCGCCGTCTTTGATGTGACGCTGAGCAACCCAAGTGAACTGGCCACGCCAGTCACCATGACGCTGGCCAATGGCACGGCTGACAGTGACGACTACACCAGCAATCAAATTACCGTCAACTTTGCTGATGGTACTAGCGCGGTGGTGAACGCGGTTAATGGTGAGTTCAGTTTTAATGTTCCAGCGGGCAACAGTGCTTACACTGTGTCAGTTGAAACCACGGATGACAACAATGCCCCAGTGTATGAAGGCGATGAAACCTTCACCTTAAGCGGCGCGAGCGCTAGTCAAACAGGTACGGTGAGCGGTGAGGCGACCATTCAAGATGGTGGTGAAGGCAGCGATAACGATCGCCCAGACTTAACCGTGACAGGCGCAGGGACTGTCTCCGAAGGTGAGGTGGCAACCTTCAGTATCAACCTTTCTAACCCTGTAGACCATGCCGTCACGCTTGACCTGCGTGCCAAAACCAACGGTAAGGCCAATACCGCCGAAGCGGACGATATCGGTGAGATGCGGGCGTACTATCTTGACGGTGACGATAAAGTCTATCTGGACTTTACTGGTCGCGAGATTTCCGTGCCAGCGGGTGTGCAGGACATCTTTGTTGAAGTGGATACGGTGGACGACAACGGTGCGCCTGTACACGAAGGCAGCGAACGCTTCCAACTTGTGGTGCGCGATGTCGATGGCGTGACCACAGACAACAACGGCAAAGCCAAAGCGGCGGCGTTTATTGATGACAGTGGCAATGGCGTGGACGATGACCGCCCAGAGATCACCAGTATCTCCAGCCCAACGGTCGACGAAGGCGGCACAGCGGTCTTTGATGTGACGCTGAGTAACCCAAGTGAGCTAGCCACGCCAGTCACCATGACGTTAGCCAATGGCACAGCGGAAAGTGACGACTACACCACTAATCAAATCACTGTTAACTTTACTGATGGTACCAGCACGGTGGTTAACGCGGTCAATGGTGAGTTCAGTTTTAATGTTCCAGCGGGCAACAGTTCTTACACTGTGTCGGTTGAGACCACGGATGACAACAACGCACCCGTGTATGAAGGCGATGAAACCTTCACCTTAAGCGGCGCTAGCAGCAGTCAAACAGGTACTGTGAGTGGCGAGGCGACCATTCAAGATGGTGGCGAGGGCAGCGATAACGATCGCCCAGACTTAACCGTGACAGGTGCAGGGACCGTCTCTGAAGGTGAGGTGGCAACCTTCAGTATCAACCTTTCTAACCCTGTAGACCATGCCGTCACGCTTGACCTGCGTGCCAAAACCAACGGCAAGGCCAATACCGCCGAAGCGGACGATATCGGTGAGATGCGCGCGTACTATCTCGACGGTGAGGATAAAGTCTATCTGGACTTTACTGGTCGCGAGATTTCCGTGCCAGCGGGTGTGCAGGACATCTTTGTTGAAGTGGATACGGTGGACGACAACGGTGCGCCTGTACACGAAGGCAGCGAACGCTTCCAACTTGTGGTGCGCGATGTCGATGGCGTGACCACAGACAACAACGGCAAAGCCAAAGCGGCGGCGTTTATTGATGACAGTGGCAATGGCGTGGACGATGACCGTCCCGAAATTACTAGCATCTCCAGCCCCACTGTTGATGAAGGCGGTACAGCCGTCTTTGATGTGACGCTGAGCAACCCAAGTGAGCTAGCCACGCCAGTCACCATGACGCTGGCCAATGGCACAGCGGAAAGTGACGACTACACCAGCAATCAAATCACCGTCAACTTTACTGATGGTACTAGCACGGTGGTGAACGCGGTCAATGGTGAGTTCAGTTTTGATGTTCCAGCGGGCAACAGTGCTTACACTGTGTCAGTTGAAACCACGGATGACAACAATGCCCCAGTGTATGAAGGCGATGAAACCTTCACCTTAAGCGGCGCGAGCGCTAGTCAAACAGGTACGGTGAGCGGTGAGGCGACCATTCAAGATGGTGGTGAAGGCAGCGATAACGATCGCCCAGACTTAACCGTGACAGGCGCAGGGACCGTCTCTGAAGGTGAGGTGGCAACCTTCAGTATCAACCTTTCTAACCCTGTAGACCATGCCGTCACGCTTGACCTGCGTGCCAAAACCAACGGCAAGGCCAATACCGCCGAAGCGGACGATATCGGTGAGATGCGCGCGTACTATCTCGACGGTGAGGATAAAGTCTATCTGGACTTTACTGGTCGCGAGATTTCCGTGCCAGCGGGTGTGCAGGACATCTTTGTTGAAGTGGATACGGTGGACGACAACGGTGCGCCTGTACACGAAGGCAGCGAACGCTTCCAACTTGTGGTGCGCGATGTCGATGGCGTGACCACAGACAACAACGGCAAAGCCAAAGCGGCGGCGTTTATTGATGACAGTGGCAATGGCGTGGACGATGACCGTCCCGAAATTACTAGCATCTCCAGCCCCACTGTTGATGAAGGCGGTACAGCCGTCTTTGATGTGACGCTGAGCAACCCAAGTGAGCTAGCCACGCCAGTCACCATGACGCTGGCCAATGGCACAGCGGAAAGTGACGACTACACCAGCAATCAAATCACCGTCAACTTTACTGATGGTACTAGCACGGTGGTGAACGCGGTCAATGGTGAGTTCAGTTTTGATGTTCCAGCGGGCAACAGTGCTTACACTGTGTCAGTTGAAACCACGGATGACAACAATGCCCCAGTGTATGAAGGCGATGAAACCTTCACCTTAAGCGGCGCGAGCGCTAGTCAAACAGGTACGGTGAGCGGTGAGGCGACCATTCAAGATGGTGGTGAAGGCAGCGATAACGATCGCCCAGACTTAACCGTGACAGGCGCAGGGACTGTCTCCGAAGGTGAGGTGGCAACCTTCAGTATCAACCTTTCTAACCCTGTAGACCATGCCGTCACGCTTGACCTGCGTGCCAAAACCAACGGTAAGGCCAATACCGCCGAAGCGGACGATATCGGTGAGATGCGGGCGTACTATCTTGACGGTGACGATAAAGTCTATCTGGACTTTACTGGTCGCGAGATTTCCGTGCCAGCGGGTGTGCAGGACATCTTTGTTGAAGTGGATACGGTGGACGACAACGGTGCGCCTGTACACGAAGGCAGCGAACGCTTCCAACTTGTGGTGCGCGATGTCGATGGCGTGACCACAGACAACAACGGCAAAGCGAAAGCGGCGGCGTTTATTGATGACAGTGGCAATGGCGTGGACGATGACCGTCCCGAAATTACTAGCATCTCCAGCCCCACTGTTGATGAAGGCGGTACGGCCGTCTTTGATGTGACGCTGAGCAACCCAAGTGAACTGGCCACGCCAGTCACCATGACGCTGGCCAATGGCACAGCGGAAAGTGACGACTACACCAGCAATCAAATCACCGTCAACTTTACTGATGGTACTAGCACGGTGGTGAACGCGGCTAATGGTGAATTCAGTTTTGATGTTCCAGCGGGCAACAGTGCTTACACTGTGTCAGTTGAAACCACGGATGACAACAATGCCCCAGTGTATGAAGGCGATGAAACCTTCACCTTAAGCGGCGCGAGCGCTAGTCAAACAGGTACGGTGAGCGGTGAGGCGACCATTCAAGATGGTGGTGAAGGCAGCGATAACGATCGCCCAGATTTGACTGTGACAGGCGCAGGGACTGTCTCCGAAGGTGAGGTGGCAACCTTCAGTATCAATCTTTCTAACCCTGTAGACCATGCAATCACTCTTGATCTGCGTGCCAAAACCAACGGCAAGGCCAATACCGCCGAAGCGGACGATATCGGTGAGATGCGGGCGTACTATCTTGACGGTGACGATAAAGTCTATCTGGACTTTACTGGTCGCGAGATTTCCGTGCCAGCGGGTGTGCAGGACATCTTTGTTGAAGTCGATACCGTGGATGACAACGCGGCGCCAGTACACGAAGGCAGCGAACGCTTCCAACTTGTGGTGCGCGATGTCGATGGCGTGACCACAGACAACAACGGCAAAGCCAAAGCGGCGGCGTTTATTGATGACAGTGGCAATGGCGTGGACGATGACCGTCCCGAAATTACTAGCATCTCCAGCCCCACTGTTGATGAAGGCGGTACGGCCGTCTTTGATGTGACGCTCAGTAACCCAAGTGAGCTAGCCACCCCTGTCACCATGACGCTGGCTAATGGCACAGCGGAAAGTGACGACTACACCAGCAATCAAATCACCGTCAACTTTACTGATGGTACTAGCACGGTGGTGAACGCGGCTAATGGTGAATTCAGTTTTGATGTTCCAGCGGGCAACAGTGCTTACACTGTGTCAGTTGAAACCACGGATGACAACAATGCCCCAGTGTATGAAGGCGATGAAACCTTCACCTTAAGCGGCGCGAGCGCTAGTCAAACAGGTACGGTGAGCGGTGAGGCGACCATTCAAGATGGTGGTCAAAGCGGCGATGATGATCGCCCCGAAATTACCAGTATCTCCAGCCCAACCGTCGATGAAGGCGGTACGGCTGTCTTTGATGTGACGCTGAGTAACCCAAGTGAACTGGCCACCCCTGTCACCATGACGCTGGCTAATGGCACAGCGGAAAGTGACGACTACACCAGCAATCAAATCACCGTCAACTTTACTGATGGTACTAGCACGGTGGTTAACGCGGTCAATGGTGAGTTCAGTTTTGATGTTCCAGCGGGCAACAGTGCTTACACTGTGTCGGTTGAGACCACGGATGACAACAACGCACCCGTGTATGAAGGCGATGAAACCTTCACCTTAAGCGGCGCAAGCGCTAGTCAAACAGGTACGGTGAGCGGTGAGGCGACCATTCAAGATGGTGGTGAGGGCAATGACGATGATCGCCCTCAAGTTTCCATCTCAGGAGGTGGGGACGTTAATGAAGGTAATACCGCTAACTTCACGGTTCATTTGTCAAACACTGCGACATCGACGGTTTCTTTCGTTCTCACATTAAATGCGGGAGATACTTCACCAGAAGATTTGGCTTCGTACCAATATCAAACTGCGAATGGTACTTGGTTGGATGTGCCTGCGTCGGGAGAAATTTCTGTTCCTGCAGGTTCGAGCGCCGTAAACGTCAAAGTTGTCACTCAACAAGATGATACCTATGAAGGGGATGAGAGCTTTAGCCTGTCCGTCAGTGCGGGAAGCGGAACAGTTAGCGCGTCAACAGACACCACCGCAAGCGCTACGATTTTAGATTTCGAAGATAATCCACCTGAAGCAGAAGATTTTGATGCAACACTCGACGTAAATGGAAATGCAACCATCTTGTTTAACAGTGAGGATGCTGAACAAGATCATATTTCTGATAACGAAGATGACGCAACAAACACACCTGTTGGCGTTGTTATTACAGAGATTCCTGAGTCGGGTCAACTGTATTACGGCGATCAGTTGATCGACGCCGATGATCTTACGACCTTTACTTCAGAAGGCGAAGTGCTGCAGCAAGGAACCATATTCAGTGATCCAAACCTGATTCGTTATGAAAATGATGCTGAATCGACAGGCTTCGTTCTGGGAGTAAAAGAAGCGCCCGATGGTATGGATGGTGGTGCTAGCCAATCTAATTTCTTAAATTGGGGTGAACCTGTTCAAGGCAATGTTGGTCAGAGGGTTCTGACTTTTGACAACGGCGATGCAATCACAATTACTTCTTCAGGTCAGGCATTAACACAGTACTTTGGTCAGCCAAGTGCAGGGCATATTGGATATGGGCTTGCAGTAGGAAATGATGGCGGTCTTCAGCAAGGTGAGACAATTACCTTTGATTTTACCCAGCGTCCATCAACGTCTGTAGAAATAGGGTTAGATGGACTCGGTGGCTGGTTTGAAGATGGCCACGAGTTTGAAACAACAGCGATAGTACAAGCGAAACTTGATGATGGCTCAATCATCGAAGTGCCAGTCTCAAAAGAGACCTCAGGCAATACAGATTTGTTCCATGTTGTGACTATCGATGCTCCAGAAGGTCGACAAATTGAAGAGCTGATAGTTACCACCGAAGGCCCGGGTAACTGGGAGCTGCGTTATCTAGAAACGTCATCAAATGACACCTTCGATTACCGAGCAGTAGATAGTGATGGAAATTACAGCGACGAGCACACGGTGACTCTAGTCGAAGGAAACCAAGCGCCGATTGCAACAGATGACCCTGTTGCGTTTGAGGTCGCACTTGGTACCTTTAACTCTAATTCTTGGACACATGATGGTGTGAGTATTAGCGGTAGCTATCAAGGTCAAGATCAGTCTATTACTCAAAGTGGTGTCAAACGAGGAGTTGCGGGTGACGAGAATGGAGGGCCGGGTGCTCAAATTCAATACAACCGAGAAGATGGTGAATCTGAGCAGTTCAGAGTTGACCTAGATAAGCCTGCGACAGAGTTTAGCTTTGAAGTATCAAATCTATTCAAAAATGAAGGTGGAAGTGGCAACCATGAGCAAGGTAAATGGGTGGCCTATCTCGGTGATAACCCAGTCGCGAGTGGCACTTTCGTCGCCAATGATGGTAGCAACCACGGTTCTTATCATTTTGACGAGCAAGACCTCGGCGGCGTCGCATTTGATAGCGTTGTTTTTGAAGCGACAGATTTTAGCAACATACCTGCCCGTGGCAGTGACTCTTCAGACTATTTCCTAACAGGCTTTAAAGCGTCTGGTGACGGAGCATACGCAGCCAATCAAGGAGAAGTGCTTGAAATTCCTTTGACTGAACTACTGGGTAACGATTTTGATCCGAATGGCGACAATATTCGAATTACCCATGTCTCTGAAGTCAATAACGCCAGCGCTAGGATTGAGAATGGCATAGTTTATATAGATTCTAGACGATGCGTTCGTTGGTGA
- a CDS encoding TolC family outer membrane protein, which yields MNWNRIKLLSVVTMLSFPAQSQTLEQAVAYTITNNPDIKASYNEYMSKLYDAKASSGAYLPSIDLDAGIGYEKVDLASGTEDELTRKEATLSLTQLIWDGSATLNDMDRTAADAESVRLQLLADSQDIALEVTDIYLNATKAYEVLALSESNLAVHKEIYSDIKKRVDSGIGSTADLSQVEARLAKAHSNLLAAQNNLYDIHTQFTRIVGQSPQALIFPRADEYAIPFSIDEALDFAFKNHPVIKVAQSDVDSARFQYDQTKGVNYPTLSIEANQIWRDDAGGIRGNSNESSAMLRMRYNLYNGGSDSDRTESAAYQLNKAKDFRDRTFRSLEEGLRLSWSALDLTLQQKEFLADQVDSASETVVAYEKQYKLGKRTLLDLLNTENELFEARKDYLDAKYAEQYAKYRVMNATGGLLAALRVDTPENWNKAVEY from the coding sequence GTGAATTGGAATAGGATTAAGTTGTTGAGTGTTGTTACGATGCTCTCTTTTCCAGCGCAGAGTCAAACACTAGAACAAGCAGTAGCTTATACAATAACAAACAACCCTGACATTAAAGCTTCGTACAACGAATATATGAGTAAGCTTTATGATGCGAAAGCATCATCAGGTGCGTACCTGCCTTCCATCGACTTAGATGCTGGTATTGGTTATGAAAAGGTCGATTTAGCTTCTGGGACAGAAGATGAACTGACCAGAAAAGAAGCTACGCTGAGTCTAACCCAGTTAATCTGGGATGGTTCAGCAACGCTCAATGATATGGATAGAACAGCAGCCGACGCTGAATCTGTCAGACTTCAGTTGCTCGCAGACTCACAAGATATTGCACTCGAAGTTACCGACATATATCTCAACGCAACCAAAGCCTATGAGGTGCTGGCCCTTTCTGAGAGTAATCTGGCTGTACATAAAGAAATTTATAGCGATATAAAGAAACGCGTCGACTCGGGTATTGGTTCGACTGCGGATCTCTCTCAAGTTGAAGCACGTCTTGCGAAAGCTCACAGTAACCTACTCGCTGCTCAAAACAACCTTTATGACATTCATACCCAATTCACGCGTATTGTTGGTCAATCACCTCAAGCTTTGATTTTTCCAAGAGCCGATGAATATGCGATTCCGTTTTCTATCGATGAAGCTCTGGACTTTGCTTTTAAAAATCACCCGGTGATTAAAGTCGCTCAATCTGACGTCGACTCAGCACGTTTTCAGTATGACCAGACTAAGGGGGTAAACTACCCAACCTTGTCCATCGAAGCTAACCAAATTTGGCGTGATGATGCTGGGGGAATACGCGGTAATAGCAACGAGTCTTCCGCCATGCTTCGGATGCGTTACAACTTGTACAACGGTGGTTCCGATTCTGATCGAACTGAGAGTGCAGCTTACCAACTCAACAAAGCGAAAGATTTTCGTGATCGTACATTCCGCAGCCTTGAAGAGGGACTACGTCTATCATGGAGTGCACTGGATCTCACGTTGCAACAAAAAGAGTTTCTTGCCGATCAGGTTGATTCAGCATCTGAAACCGTTGTCGCCTATGAAAAGCAATACAAACTTGGCAAACGAACTTTGCTTGATCTTTTAAACACAGAGAACGAGCTTTTCGAGGCAAGGAAAGATTACCTAGATGCTAAGTACGCAGAGCAGTATGCAAAGTATCGAGTCATGAATGCTACCGGCGGTTTGCTAGCAGCATTGCGTGTCGACACCCCTGAGAATTGGAATAAGGCGGTTGAGTATTAA
- a CDS encoding OmpA family protein, protein MKKSLFTLTAAACLLSAATHADDIYDYRKTPVPHQVADLLDDDKDGVINARDLCPDTPLGADIDNDGCGTYVKSEEEMNLHILFENDSSNIQPAFLTQIREMADFLKIYPSTSIELQGYASKVGSHNHNMALSQRRAEEVERALVNNGVSHTRIRIVGFGDTNLSDIGDDEITHAKNRKVVATVVGHQGSVKKEWTIFTKKAK, encoded by the coding sequence ATGAAAAAATCACTTTTCACCCTTACCGCTGCTGCTTGTCTATTGTCTGCTGCAACCCATGCTGATGACATCTATGACTACCGAAAAACTCCCGTACCACATCAGGTAGCTGACTTACTCGATGATGACAAAGACGGTGTTATCAACGCACGAGATTTGTGCCCTGATACTCCATTGGGCGCCGATATCGATAACGATGGATGTGGGACATATGTTAAATCAGAAGAAGAAATGAACCTTCATATTTTGTTCGAGAATGACTCCAGTAATATCCAACCTGCATTCCTAACTCAAATTCGCGAGATGGCCGATTTTCTAAAAATTTACCCATCTACGTCGATCGAGCTGCAAGGCTATGCTAGTAAAGTAGGTAGCCACAACCATAACATGGCATTGTCACAACGTCGCGCGGAAGAAGTTGAAAGAGCTCTAGTCAATAATGGAGTCAGCCATACTAGGATAAGAATTGTCGGCTTCGGTGATACTAATCTTTCTGACATAGGAGATGACGAAATCACACATGCGAAAAACCGCAAAGTCGTGGCAACCGTCGTCGGCCATCAAGGCAGTGTAAAGAAAGAGTGGACAATCTTTACTAAAAAAGCGAAGTAA
- a CDS encoding DUF2750 domain-containing protein, translated as MSKLTADIQANLELFVSETKANSLVWGLRNEEGWLSCDSTEFENSEVMPFWSSKEDAQAHNVEEWSDFEVLEIPLDIFVEDWLLTLAEDGVLVGTNWNAQLEGKELEPSELAKMYLD; from the coding sequence ATGAGCAAATTAACTGCTGATATTCAAGCTAACCTAGAGCTATTCGTATCTGAAACCAAAGCAAATAGCTTGGTTTGGGGCCTTCGCAATGAAGAAGGTTGGCTGTCTTGCGACTCTACGGAATTTGAAAACAGCGAAGTCATGCCATTCTGGTCTTCTAAGGAAGACGCTCAAGCACATAACGTGGAAGAGTGGTCAGATTTTGAGGTTTTGGAAATTCCACTAGATATCTTCGTTGAAGACTGGCTACTAACCCTAGCGGAAGATGGCGTTCTAGTTGGAACAAACTGGAATGCACAGCTAGAAGGCAAAGAGCTTGAGCCATCTGAGCTTGCGAAAATGTATCTGGATTAA